Proteins co-encoded in one Prescottella sp. R16 genomic window:
- a CDS encoding branched-chain amino acid ABC transporter permease — translation MSNAQLWVAAVEIGSFFALIALAMYLVVIGTDFFNFAMGPYAMAAAIATSWLVVEHGTTVWIAVAAGVALAVVLSLATELLVVRPVQHRSGRGELPALVAVTAVLFAVQQLAGTVFGRTPLPGVSVFDIGPFELFGVTVSGTTVTLVVGAVIVFVATAWWLRASSTGRLLRAVGDNPEAARILGLPVARIRVVAFVVAGLIAAVAGILFAPKSGVQFTSGLSWTLTAFLALVIGGTGRAWAPLVGGLLLGFAQVFAPYYFGASAAQTAILVIALVFFAFRPEGLITRKVRV, via the coding sequence GTGAGCAACGCACAACTGTGGGTAGCGGCCGTCGAGATCGGCTCCTTCTTCGCGCTCATCGCGCTGGCCATGTATCTCGTCGTCATCGGAACCGACTTCTTCAACTTCGCGATGGGGCCGTACGCGATGGCGGCGGCGATCGCGACCAGCTGGCTCGTCGTCGAGCACGGAACGACGGTGTGGATCGCGGTGGCGGCCGGCGTGGCCCTGGCCGTCGTCCTGTCCCTCGCCACCGAGCTGCTGGTCGTCCGTCCGGTGCAGCATCGGTCCGGACGTGGTGAGCTGCCCGCCCTCGTCGCCGTCACCGCCGTGCTCTTCGCGGTGCAGCAGCTCGCCGGCACCGTGTTCGGACGGACACCGCTCCCCGGTGTCAGCGTGTTCGACATCGGCCCGTTCGAACTGTTCGGGGTGACCGTGAGCGGCACCACCGTCACGCTGGTGGTCGGTGCCGTGATCGTGTTCGTCGCGACGGCCTGGTGGTTACGGGCGTCCTCGACCGGGCGGCTGCTGCGCGCGGTCGGCGACAACCCGGAGGCGGCCCGCATCCTCGGGCTGCCGGTCGCCCGGATCCGGGTGGTGGCGTTCGTCGTCGCCGGTCTGATCGCCGCGGTCGCGGGAATCCTGTTCGCGCCCAAGTCCGGTGTGCAGTTCACCAGTGGCCTGTCGTGGACGCTCACCGCATTCCTGGCACTCGTGATCGGTGGAACCGGCCGAGCCTGGGCACCGCTGGTGGGTGGGCTGCTCCTCGGATTCGCCCAGGTCTTCGCCCCCTACTACTTCGGTGCGAGCGCCGCGCAGACTGCGATTCTCGTCATCGCGCTCGTGTTCTTCGCCTTCCGTCCGGAAGGCCTGATCACCCGAAAGGTGCGTGTGTGA
- a CDS encoding branched-chain amino acid ABC transporter permease — translation MAVSTPEAALAVPSRTRRPVRGARGVQEFGITVVVVAAALLWVGPSLYRQDLVFLAAMYGLVALGMYVPFVLAGSMSMAYSAYAAIGAYAVALVAKHTGWSMWWGWLAGAVVAALVALLLGLVTQRLSGFYLAAVTLLFSLAFKYWVVDARSITGGAGGITRIPPVSVFGWEPPGLVLVAAAVVFVCVVAVLVDRLRKSVWGITLQVSRESEDAVRVAGVKPAHLRMVALAIGAAIAAFGGSLFVGSVQAVTPETLTLNLVFLAIFMPIIGGRGTAWGAPLGAVVVVAVTLNMPGYRGSGELLLALAVLLIIIVAPGGLIGYAQWCGTRIRSLWSARRTPSSAKGADR, via the coding sequence ATGGCTGTTTCGACGCCCGAGGCCGCGCTCGCGGTCCCGTCCCGGACCCGCCGACCGGTCCGGGGCGCGCGCGGTGTGCAGGAGTTCGGCATCACTGTCGTCGTGGTCGCGGCGGCCCTGCTCTGGGTGGGACCGAGCCTGTACCGTCAGGACCTCGTGTTCCTCGCCGCCATGTACGGGCTGGTGGCGCTAGGCATGTACGTGCCGTTCGTTCTCGCCGGGTCGATGTCCATGGCATACAGCGCCTATGCGGCGATCGGTGCGTACGCGGTGGCCCTCGTCGCCAAGCACACCGGCTGGTCGATGTGGTGGGGGTGGCTCGCCGGCGCGGTCGTCGCGGCACTGGTGGCGCTGCTGCTGGGCCTGGTCACCCAGCGGTTGTCCGGGTTCTATCTCGCGGCCGTCACCCTTCTGTTCAGCCTCGCCTTCAAGTACTGGGTCGTCGACGCCCGATCGATCACCGGCGGTGCCGGCGGCATCACCCGAATTCCACCGGTCTCGGTGTTCGGCTGGGAGCCACCCGGGCTGGTCCTCGTCGCAGCCGCCGTCGTATTCGTGTGCGTCGTAGCGGTTCTCGTCGATCGGTTGCGGAAGTCCGTCTGGGGCATCACGTTGCAGGTGTCACGCGAGAGCGAGGACGCGGTGCGGGTAGCCGGGGTGAAACCGGCACATCTGCGGATGGTCGCGCTCGCGATCGGGGCCGCGATCGCCGCGTTCGGCGGGTCGCTGTTCGTGGGATCGGTACAGGCCGTCACGCCCGAGACACTCACCCTGAACCTCGTGTTCCTGGCGATCTTCATGCCGATCATCGGCGGCCGGGGAACGGCGTGGGGTGCCCCGCTCGGCGCCGTCGTCGTCGTTGCGGTGACCCTGAACATGCCCGGCTACCGGGGCAGCGGCGAGCTGCTCCTGGCGCTGGCGGTCCTGCTCATCATCATCGTCGCTCCCGGCGGCCTGATCGGGTATGCGCAGTGGTGCGGAACCCGGATCCGTTCCCTGTGGTCCGCACGCCGCACGCCGTCCTCCGCGAAAGGAGCCGACCGATGA
- a CDS encoding ABC transporter ATP-binding protein, which produces MTAPTATEPLLEVRGLSKSYGGVRAVRDVSFGVGAGEVVALVGPNGAGKTTLIDIVFGTQRADAGEIRLLGRTVTGAAEHRARQGLARTFQHPQVALELTALENIVPGLHGRAIGSFPAAWRWAWRGLFRHPGATIDRAAAIAARYGIADTTVPCGDLSLGTRRLVEVARAMASEPAVLLLDEPFASGDPESIEAVVGAVRTIQEAGNGVVLVDHNVDLVRELATHVVLLNFGEVAFTGPPDACMSSPAMREVYFGEGA; this is translated from the coding sequence ATGACCGCGCCCACGGCGACAGAGCCGTTGCTCGAGGTCCGGGGACTGTCGAAGTCCTACGGTGGGGTCCGAGCCGTGCGGGACGTCTCGTTCGGTGTCGGCGCCGGTGAGGTCGTGGCCCTCGTCGGACCGAACGGTGCCGGCAAGACGACCCTGATCGACATCGTCTTCGGCACCCAGCGGGCCGATGCCGGCGAGATCCGACTCCTCGGACGCACCGTGACCGGGGCGGCCGAGCACCGGGCGCGGCAGGGACTCGCCAGAACGTTCCAGCACCCGCAGGTCGCACTGGAGTTGACGGCTCTCGAGAACATCGTCCCGGGACTGCACGGACGCGCGATCGGATCGTTCCCGGCGGCGTGGAGGTGGGCGTGGCGAGGACTGTTCCGACACCCCGGTGCCACGATCGATCGGGCGGCCGCGATCGCAGCCCGATACGGCATCGCCGACACGACGGTGCCGTGCGGTGATCTGAGCCTGGGTACGCGGAGACTCGTGGAGGTGGCTCGCGCGATGGCGAGCGAACCGGCGGTCCTGCTCCTCGACGAACCGTTCGCCAGCGGCGATCCGGAGAGCATCGAGGCCGTCGTCGGTGCGGTCCGCACCATCCAGGAGGCCGGCAACGGGGTGGTCCTCGTCGACCACAACGTCGACCTGGTCCGGGAACTCGCGACGCACGTCGTGCTGCTGAATTTCGGCGAGGTCGCCTTCACCGGGCCGCCGGACGCGTGCATGAGCAGCCCGGCGATGCGCGAAGTGTACTTCGGGGAAGGGGCGTGA
- a CDS encoding ABC transporter ATP-binding protein, translated as MLHVQDMTVRYGSAVAVSSVSLDTESGCVTAVVGPNGAGKSSFFSGVYGAIRSTGTVHLDGTDISRESAMARGRRGFAYVPQGRQLFMKMSVVENLMVGADLLGLPKTAVDASLDRFPVLRERAGRFAGVLSGGEQQMLVLARALLTEPKVLLLDEMTTGLAPKIVAGLRDTVRDLAASGVAVLIAEPSLTALKSIVDRGYVMQRGRIVAECADADELDREYRRSMGITEAIIDAAAQE; from the coding sequence ATGCTGCACGTACAGGACATGACCGTGCGGTACGGCTCGGCCGTCGCGGTGTCCTCGGTGTCGCTCGACACCGAATCGGGCTGTGTGACAGCGGTAGTCGGCCCGAACGGGGCCGGGAAGAGCAGCTTCTTCTCCGGTGTGTACGGGGCGATCCGGTCCACGGGAACCGTCCACCTCGACGGTACGGACATCAGCCGGGAATCCGCGATGGCGCGGGGCCGACGCGGATTCGCCTATGTCCCACAGGGGCGTCAACTGTTCATGAAGATGTCCGTCGTCGAGAACCTCATGGTCGGCGCCGACCTCCTCGGGCTCCCCAAGACCGCGGTCGACGCCTCGCTGGACAGGTTCCCCGTCCTCCGCGAGCGCGCCGGCCGGTTTGCGGGCGTCCTCAGCGGCGGTGAACAACAGATGCTCGTCCTGGCCCGCGCCCTGCTCACCGAACCGAAGGTGCTGCTGCTCGACGAGATGACCACCGGACTCGCCCCGAAGATCGTCGCGGGTCTGCGGGACACGGTGCGCGACCTGGCGGCGTCCGGTGTCGCCGTCCTGATCGCCGAACCGTCGCTCACCGCCCTGAAATCGATCGTGGACCGCGGATACGTGATGCAGCGCGGCCGCATCGTCGCCGAGTGCGCCGATGCCGACGAACTCGACCGGGAGTACCGCCGATCGATGGGTATCACCGAGGCGATCATCGACGCGGCAGCACAGGAATGA
- a CDS encoding class I adenylate-forming enzyme family protein, protein MTIDSDVLSGGPGSAALAPGAFATTPEHYADVSVNDVVRAWARQIPDRPAFVDRAGTTTWRDYDELADVIAAEVLSCAGESGDRVAVLLPDTAAIHATLCGCFRAGRIAAAIGARSGVREIAHIMRRTNTEVLVTADTVRGRSWRDLVDDLHGHGVRPSDVVVVDAPRGTAVRYPLHDTDRSGDIGTFTSADVTLLNSTSGTTGLPKVVAHTERKWVEFAREAMRGADIGPGDVVCSVVPAPFGFGLWSAHFLPALLGIPTVVTARFDVDETAMLIERERVTVLCCVSTQFKMLLRSDAARRYDLSSLRVLYTGGEPVPYDAAREFEDRTGAKVLQFYGSNEAGGVSRTTLADDTDTRLRTCGHLLESMRVRLLDDTGSTCADGRRGRPAVSGPLVSAGYWDDPAANAELYTDDGAMLLGDVVEIDDLGRLRVVGRTADFVIRGGKNISIVEIEDLVRGHPQVSDVAAVGIPDDIYGERVCAVVVLTDDGHLDTGTLADWLRSRGTTVEYLPEYVVTVDRLELGPGGKTDRRAARETAIGALGRTGRGGTDPR, encoded by the coding sequence ATGACAATCGACAGCGACGTGCTCTCCGGCGGACCCGGCTCCGCCGCCCTCGCTCCCGGTGCCTTCGCGACGACGCCGGAACACTACGCGGACGTGTCCGTGAACGATGTCGTGCGCGCGTGGGCGCGGCAGATCCCGGACCGGCCGGCGTTCGTGGACCGGGCCGGCACGACGACGTGGCGTGACTACGACGAACTCGCGGACGTCATAGCGGCCGAAGTGCTCTCGTGTGCAGGAGAATCCGGTGACCGGGTGGCGGTGCTGCTCCCCGACACGGCCGCGATACACGCCACCCTGTGCGGATGCTTCCGTGCCGGGCGGATCGCCGCCGCGATCGGGGCCCGGTCCGGGGTACGGGAGATCGCGCACATCATGCGGCGCACGAACACCGAGGTCCTCGTCACCGCGGACACCGTCCGAGGACGGTCCTGGCGGGACCTCGTCGACGACCTGCACGGGCACGGGGTGCGACCGTCGGATGTCGTGGTCGTCGACGCGCCGCGCGGAACCGCCGTCCGGTATCCCCTGCACGACACGGACCGGAGCGGCGACATCGGCACCTTCACGAGCGCGGACGTCACGCTACTCAACTCGACGTCCGGCACGACGGGGCTACCGAAAGTGGTGGCGCACACCGAACGCAAATGGGTGGAGTTCGCGCGGGAAGCCATGCGCGGTGCGGACATCGGCCCAGGCGACGTCGTGTGCTCGGTAGTGCCGGCACCGTTCGGGTTCGGCCTGTGGTCGGCGCACTTCCTGCCCGCCCTGCTCGGTATCCCGACCGTGGTGACTGCACGCTTCGATGTCGACGAGACGGCGATGCTGATCGAACGGGAACGGGTGACCGTCCTGTGCTGTGTCAGTACCCAGTTCAAGATGCTGCTGCGCTCCGATGCCGCCCGCCGGTACGACCTGTCGAGCCTGCGGGTGCTGTACACCGGCGGCGAACCCGTACCGTACGACGCGGCCCGCGAATTCGAGGACCGCACCGGCGCGAAAGTGCTGCAGTTCTACGGCTCCAACGAGGCGGGCGGCGTGAGCCGGACGACACTGGCCGACGACACCGACACCCGGCTGCGCACGTGCGGGCACCTGCTCGAGTCGATGCGGGTGCGGCTGCTCGACGACACCGGGTCGACGTGTGCGGACGGGCGACGGGGTCGACCCGCGGTGTCCGGGCCGCTGGTGTCCGCCGGTTACTGGGACGATCCGGCCGCGAACGCCGAGCTGTACACCGACGACGGGGCAATGCTGCTCGGTGACGTCGTGGAGATCGACGACCTCGGCCGGCTGCGGGTGGTGGGCCGCACAGCCGACTTCGTCATCCGCGGCGGCAAGAACATCTCGATCGTGGAGATCGAGGACCTCGTCCGCGGGCATCCGCAGGTGTCGGACGTCGCCGCCGTCGGGATCCCCGACGACATCTACGGCGAACGTGTCTGTGCCGTCGTCGTTCTCACGGACGACGGTCACCTCGACACCGGTACGCTCGCCGACTGGCTGCGGTCACGGGGCACCACCGTCGAGTACCTGCCGGAATACGTGGTGACCGTCGACCGGCTCGAACTCGGTCCGGGTGGCAAGACGGACCGCCGGGCCGCGCGGGAGACCGCGATCGGTGCGCTCGGCCGAACGGGACGCGGCGGCACGGATCCGAGGTGA
- a CDS encoding ABC transporter permease has product MTAVTTTRSARPTATVSPSPFTGTGLLLRLYLRRDRVILPVWSIVLGLLPLVYGKAIAGLYTTEAQRAAFVTSTSAIKSEIALVGPIFGSSTGALTTWRAGYLFTFLAVAAILTVVRHSRAEEEAGRTELLGSTAVGRYAGPVAALLVAGIGVAGASILGAVGLISLGAGVTGSVAYGAAAFGAGAVFIGVAAVAAQVTIGARAARGIGFAFLAAAFALRTVGDAGSGVLSWLSPIGWAQQVRPFADERWWVLLLPAVTTVVLVSVAGALLAHRDLGAGLVAERLGPARSPASLSGPVGLAWRQQRGQLVAWTIGMVLFALVIGGAAHGVGDQLGGNELVTQALERLGGSRAIEDSFVAMAFTLFGLAAGAYTISATLHLHDEEDSGRAENMLATAVGRVRWAVSHLGFALAGPAVALASAGLVTGVVYGAAVGDVGGQVPRMLAAALVQVPAVWLLTGITVTVFGLLPRLAAAVWAVFGTMLALYVFGMVADLPAPLLDLVPFLHLPRLPGGEFRWAPIVWLLLIAAGLIATGLAALHRRDLR; this is encoded by the coding sequence ATGACTGCCGTCACGACGACACGGTCTGCTCGACCTACCGCGACCGTGTCCCCGTCGCCGTTCACCGGGACCGGCCTGCTGTTGCGGTTGTATCTGCGCCGCGACCGGGTGATCCTGCCGGTGTGGTCGATCGTGCTCGGGTTGCTGCCGCTCGTCTACGGCAAAGCCATCGCCGGCCTGTACACCACCGAGGCGCAGCGGGCGGCGTTCGTGACATCGACGTCGGCGATCAAATCCGAGATCGCTTTGGTGGGACCGATCTTCGGGTCCAGTACCGGAGCGTTGACGACGTGGCGTGCTGGGTACCTGTTCACGTTCCTGGCGGTCGCCGCGATCCTCACCGTCGTCCGGCACTCCCGGGCCGAGGAGGAGGCGGGGCGGACCGAGCTGCTCGGGTCGACGGCCGTGGGTCGATATGCCGGCCCGGTCGCGGCGCTGCTCGTCGCGGGGATCGGGGTGGCCGGTGCATCGATTCTCGGTGCTGTGGGCCTGATCTCGCTCGGGGCGGGGGTCACCGGTTCGGTCGCGTACGGGGCGGCCGCGTTCGGGGCGGGTGCCGTGTTCATCGGTGTCGCCGCCGTCGCAGCCCAGGTGACCATCGGGGCACGGGCAGCCCGTGGTATCGGATTCGCGTTCCTGGCAGCGGCTTTCGCTTTACGTACGGTCGGGGATGCCGGGTCGGGGGTGCTGTCGTGGCTGTCTCCGATCGGCTGGGCGCAGCAGGTGCGGCCGTTCGCCGACGAACGCTGGTGGGTCCTGCTCCTGCCCGCGGTCACCACCGTCGTGCTCGTCTCCGTCGCGGGTGCCCTTCTGGCCCATCGTGATCTGGGTGCGGGGCTGGTCGCGGAACGTCTCGGACCGGCCCGGTCCCCGGCGTCGCTGTCGGGCCCGGTGGGGCTCGCGTGGCGGCAGCAGCGGGGACAGCTGGTCGCGTGGACGATCGGCATGGTGCTGTTCGCGCTCGTGATCGGCGGTGCCGCACACGGCGTCGGAGACCAGCTCGGCGGCAACGAGCTGGTGACGCAGGCGCTGGAGCGGCTCGGTGGCAGCCGCGCGATCGAGGACTCGTTCGTCGCGATGGCGTTCACCCTGTTCGGGCTCGCAGCCGGCGCCTACACGATTTCCGCGACACTGCACCTGCACGACGAGGAGGACAGCGGACGGGCCGAGAACATGCTGGCCACGGCAGTCGGGCGGGTGCGGTGGGCGGTGAGCCATCTCGGGTTCGCGCTGGCCGGTCCGGCGGTCGCGTTGGCGTCGGCCGGGCTGGTCACCGGTGTCGTGTACGGCGCGGCCGTCGGCGATGTCGGCGGCCAGGTGCCGCGCATGCTGGCCGCGGCGCTGGTGCAGGTGCCGGCGGTGTGGCTGCTGACGGGGATCACGGTCACCGTGTTCGGGCTGTTGCCGCGGCTGGCGGCGGCCGTGTGGGCGGTGTTCGGGACGATGCTGGCGCTGTACGTGTTCGGGATGGTCGCCGATCTGCCGGCACCGCTGCTCGATCTGGTGCCGTTCCTGCATCTGCCGCGGCTGCCGGGCGGCGAGTTCCGGTGGGCCCCGATCGTGTGGCTGCTGCTGATCGCCGCGGGCCTGATCGCCACCGGCCTGGCCGCTCTGCACCGACGCGACCTCCGCTAG
- a CDS encoding ABC transporter ATP-binding protein, with product MTTIIEVAQLEKSFGPTRALDGLDLTVREGEVHGFLGPNGAGKSTTLRVLLGLLRADGGRASVFGRDVWRDAVDLHREIAYVPGDVTLWPTLTGGEIIDLLARMRGGADEGRRADLVERFDLDPRKKARSYSKGNRQKVAVVSAFSSHARLLLLDEPTSGLDPLMEKVFRDCVAEAHDRGVTVLLSSHILSEVESLCQNVTIIRSGRAVESGSLESMRHLSRTSITAELTADPGDLDRIDGVEDVRFDGRTLHCQVDADALGALIRTLGDTGVRNLVSTPPTLEELFLQHYQLTEEVRS from the coding sequence ATGACCACGATCATCGAAGTTGCACAGTTGGAGAAGTCGTTCGGTCCGACGCGGGCGTTGGACGGCTTGGATCTGACGGTCCGGGAGGGCGAGGTGCACGGATTCCTGGGCCCGAACGGGGCCGGGAAGTCGACGACGTTGCGGGTGTTGCTGGGTCTGTTGCGTGCGGATGGGGGCCGGGCATCGGTGTTCGGCCGGGACGTGTGGCGGGACGCGGTGGATCTGCATCGTGAGATCGCCTATGTGCCGGGTGATGTGACGTTGTGGCCGACGTTGACGGGTGGGGAGATCATCGATCTGCTGGCGCGGATGCGGGGCGGGGCGGACGAGGGGCGCCGCGCGGATCTGGTCGAGCGGTTCGATCTGGATCCGCGGAAGAAGGCGCGTTCGTATTCGAAGGGGAATCGGCAGAAGGTGGCGGTGGTGTCGGCGTTCTCGTCACATGCCCGGCTGCTGTTGCTCGACGAGCCGACGTCGGGTCTGGATCCGTTGATGGAGAAGGTGTTCCGGGATTGTGTTGCGGAGGCACACGATCGTGGGGTGACGGTGTTGTTGTCGAGTCACATCCTGTCGGAGGTGGAGTCGTTGTGCCAGAACGTCACCATCATTCGTTCGGGTCGGGCCGTCGAGAGCGGGTCGCTCGAGTCGATGCGGCATCTGAGCCGGACGTCGATCACCGCCGAACTCACCGCCGATCCGGGGGACCTCGACCGGATCGACGGGGTGGAGGACGTGCGTTTCGACGGCCGGACGCTGCACTGCCAGGTCGACGCCGACGCACTGGGTGCATTGATCCGCACGCTCGGTGACACCGGGGTGCGGAACCTGGTGAGCACCCCGCCGACACTCGAGGAACTGTTCCTGCAGCACTACCAGTTGACCGAGGAGGTGCGGTCATGA
- a CDS encoding TetR/AcrR family transcriptional regulator, with product MRSTRADRHDSDLTTRARIRDAAIHVFGQQGFDAGVRAVAADAGVSIGLVNHHFGSKQGLRAVCDDHVLGIITTEKRNVLTAPGPGPMLASLAAIDHYAPLVAYLVRSFRAGGELSTTLFEHMVAGVRDYLDAAVSEGRIRPSRDPAARARYLAMNSLGSTLLYLQMHSEPDGTVDIAHTLRTMTDDIMFPALELFTEGLFTDSTLLDAYARPRPRSS from the coding sequence ATGCGTTCAACGAGGGCGGATCGGCACGACTCGGACCTCACCACCCGGGCCCGGATCCGCGACGCCGCCATCCACGTCTTCGGGCAACAAGGCTTCGACGCCGGAGTGCGCGCCGTCGCCGCCGACGCCGGAGTCTCCATCGGACTCGTCAACCACCACTTCGGCTCCAAACAAGGACTGCGCGCCGTCTGCGACGACCACGTCCTCGGCATCATCACCACCGAGAAACGCAACGTCCTCACCGCGCCCGGCCCCGGGCCCATGCTCGCCTCCCTCGCCGCGATCGACCACTACGCGCCCCTCGTCGCCTACCTCGTCCGATCGTTCCGCGCCGGCGGCGAACTCTCGACCACCCTGTTCGAACACATGGTCGCCGGAGTCCGGGACTACCTCGACGCCGCCGTCTCCGAAGGCCGCATCCGGCCCAGCCGCGACCCCGCCGCCCGCGCCCGCTACCTCGCCATGAACAGTCTCGGCTCCACCCTCCTCTACCTGCAGATGCACAGCGAACCCGACGGCACCGTCGACATCGCCCACACGCTCCGCACCATGACCGACGACATCATGTTCCCGGCCCTCGAGCTCTTCACCGAAGGTCTGTTCACCGATTCGACCCTGCTCGACGCCTACGCCCGTCCCCGCCCCCGTTCCAGCTGA
- a CDS encoding succinic semialdehyde dehydrogenase — protein MPAPSAATFARLAALIAVPDAADRPTRPVVEAFTGRELATVPVCTEADALGAIERARAAQQAWAQRTPAERAEVFLRYRDLVLEHKDALMDMAQAETGKSRASAQEEVLDIAMTSRYYARLAPKLLRPSRVQGMLPGLTKTVVRHHPKGVVGVISPWNYPMTLAVSDAIAALLAGNAVVIKPDSQTPYCALACAELLYQAGLPRALFAVVPGPGSVVGTALVENTDYLMFTGSTATGRLLAEQAGRRLIGFSAELGGKNPMIVTKGADLRKVTDAAVRACFSNSGQLCISVERIYVEEEIAPEFIRLFGERVRNMTVAPGYEFGIEMGSLVSEAQVKTVSGHIDDAVGKGATVVAGGKARPDLGPLFFEPTVLTGVTADMECYADETFGPLVSIYPVADVEEAIARANDTEYGLNASVWAGSHAEGEAIAARVLAGTVNVDEGYGPTWGSTAAPMGGMGVSGVGRRHGAEGLLKYTEAQTVATTRIVNLGGPRWLPAKVWAKLMPPFIKAMKYLPGR, from the coding sequence ATGCCTGCTCCGTCCGCGGCGACCTTCGCCCGCCTCGCTGCCCTCATCGCCGTCCCGGACGCCGCGGACCGGCCCACCCGGCCGGTCGTCGAAGCGTTCACGGGGCGGGAACTCGCCACCGTCCCCGTCTGCACCGAGGCGGACGCGCTCGGCGCGATCGAGCGGGCTCGCGCGGCGCAGCAGGCCTGGGCGCAGCGCACCCCCGCGGAGCGGGCCGAGGTCTTCCTCCGATACCGCGACCTCGTCCTCGAGCACAAGGATGCGCTCATGGACATGGCGCAGGCCGAGACCGGCAAGTCGAGGGCGTCCGCGCAGGAGGAGGTCCTCGACATCGCGATGACGTCCCGCTACTACGCGCGACTGGCCCCGAAGCTGCTGCGGCCCAGTCGGGTCCAGGGCATGTTGCCGGGCCTGACGAAGACCGTCGTCCGGCACCACCCCAAGGGTGTCGTCGGGGTGATCTCGCCGTGGAACTACCCGATGACCCTCGCGGTGTCCGACGCGATCGCCGCCCTGCTCGCCGGCAACGCCGTCGTCATCAAACCGGACAGCCAGACCCCGTACTGTGCGCTCGCGTGCGCGGAACTGCTGTACCAGGCGGGGCTGCCGCGGGCCCTGTTCGCGGTCGTCCCCGGCCCCGGCTCGGTGGTGGGCACCGCGCTGGTCGAGAACACCGACTACCTGATGTTCACCGGCTCCACCGCCACCGGCCGGCTGCTGGCCGAGCAGGCCGGCCGCCGCCTCATCGGCTTCTCCGCCGAACTGGGCGGCAAGAACCCGATGATCGTCACGAAGGGCGCGGACCTGCGGAAGGTCACCGACGCCGCGGTGCGTGCGTGCTTCTCGAACTCCGGACAGCTGTGCATCTCCGTCGAACGCATCTACGTCGAGGAGGAGATCGCCCCCGAGTTCATCCGACTGTTCGGGGAACGGGTGCGGAACATGACCGTCGCACCCGGCTACGAGTTCGGGATCGAGATGGGATCGCTGGTCTCCGAGGCGCAGGTCAAGACCGTGTCCGGGCACATCGACGACGCTGTCGGCAAGGGTGCCACCGTCGTCGCCGGCGGCAAGGCCCGCCCCGACCTCGGTCCGCTGTTCTTCGAGCCGACGGTGCTGACGGGCGTCACCGCGGACATGGAGTGCTACGCCGACGAGACGTTCGGTCCGCTCGTGTCGATCTACCCGGTCGCCGACGTCGAGGAAGCGATCGCCCGCGCCAACGACACCGAGTACGGACTCAACGCGAGCGTGTGGGCCGGTAGCCACGCCGAGGGCGAGGCCATCGCCGCCCGTGTCCTGGCCGGCACCGTCAACGTCGACGAGGGCTACGGCCCGACCTGGGGCAGCACCGCCGCACCGATGGGCGGCATGGGCGTCTCGGGTGTCGGCCGCCGGCACGGGGCCGAGGGTCTGCTCAAGTACACCGAGGCGCAGACTGTCGCGACGACGCGCATCGTGAATCTCGGTGGGCCACGGTGGCTTCCGGCCAAGGTGTGGGCCAAGCTGATGCCCCCGTTCATCAAGGCGATGAAGTACCTGCCCGGGCGTTGA